The genomic window ACAGCCGATTTACCTTTAATATTGAAATCTTTAGCGTAACAATAATTACCAGTGGTTTTTAAAGTAGAATAAAGCGGGAGTGTTTGATATACATTACCGGTAACATGAAGGCGTACGTTTTTAGATATCCCGCCGTAATTGGCATTAAAATTTTTATCATTCCATTGGTAGCCAGAGTTGGTCGCTTTTTCTTTGTAGTTCCAGGCATTATCAATCCTAACTGCTAGTACATTTTCTTTGTTCTGATTAATTAAGCTGCTAACGTCGAACCCAAAGGCCATTACACCATTTTCATGCCGGCCAATAAATTTTCCGTTCAGGTAAAATTCACCCGCCTGCCTGATGCCCTCAAATTCAAGAAATATTTTACTGCTTTGGTTGGCTTCTGAAATGGTAAAATGCTTACGGTACCAGGCAATACCGGTTGATAAATCTTCTATAGATTTTTTAAAGGCTTCATCTTCGTTCCATGCATAGGGTAGGGTAATGGCCTTCCATGTTTTGTCGTCAAAATCGGTACTTTCTGCACCAGGTAAATCACCTACAAAGAGTTTCCAGCCAGGATTAAAGTTGTAGGTTTTTCTTGGGGTAACTGGTTGTTGTGCCAAAGCGATAAAGGGCAGTAGTGCAGCCATTAAGAAAAGGTAAATGTGCTTCATTATTTTTGGTTAGGACTTAATTTAATAGCTAAGGATTTATCACGGTTGCAGCTGATTTCACCATTTGAGTAGTCTAATTCTGCCAGTTGAATCACACTTCTTCTGGTCGTGTAGTTATCAATTCCTTTATTTTCGGGTGTTCGGCCAGGGTGGGTAAAGTAATAGATGTAGGCTTTATCTCCAATCACCACCACATCGGCATGGCCGCCCATTACACCATCATCGGTTCCTTTTCCTGGTGCCTGTAAAATGTTTTTTGGCTGGCGTTTCCAGGTGACGAGATCGGTAGATGAATATATGCCTAAACCGTTCCAGTTGTCTACTACCATCCAATAGGTGTTTTTCCAATAGAAGACTTTTGGACCTTCGCAGCCTTTATCGCCAATTAATTTTTTGCCGCTATCTTCCCAATGGTATAGGTCTTTACTATCAGCATAATAGATCGATTTGCCAGCCATTTCATTGTTGTAATACATGCGCCAGCCTTTGTTATCAGGCAATTTAAATACACAGGCATCAATGCAGCGATCGGAAGCCAGGTTCAGTTTGGATTCGAATTTCCAATTGATGAGGTTTTTACTGGTAAGGTGAACAATGTAGCGCAGATGCCGCCAATCTTTAAAAACGCCAGGCACATAGGTTAAATACATGTGGTAAGTTCCCTTATTTTCGATTACCTCTGGTGCCCAATGGGTATAATCGGTTAAGCGGTATTGAATATCGCAGGTATCACGATATTTCCATTTTACGCCATCTTCAGATTCAGCAATGCCGATACGCGTACCATGTACCCAACTTACGCCATCGAGGTTTTTAACATTTGCCCTGCGGTTGGTATAAAACATAAACCACTTCTTTTCTCCTTTATTCCAGATCACCACCGGATCGGCAGCGCCATCGTAGACAGGATCGCTGTACAATGGCTTGAGAACTAGCGTTGTTTTCTTGCTTTTTTGAGCAAAGGCGCATATAGAAAACAGTATCAAAAAGGCAAGGAGGAGTTTCTTCATCTCAAA from Flavobacterium sp. W4I14 includes these protein-coding regions:
- a CDS encoding hypothetical protein (product_source=Hypo-rule applied; cath_funfam=2.115.10.20; cleavage_site_network=SignalP-noTM; pfam=PF04616; superfamily=75005) → MKKLLLAFLILFSICAFAQKSKKTTLVLKPLYSDPVYDGAADPVVIWNKGEKKWFMFYTNRRANVKNLDGVSWVHGTRIGIAESEDGVKWKYRDTCDIQYRLTDYTHWAPEVIENKGTYHMYLTYVPGVFKDWRHLRYIVHLTSKNLINWKFESKLNLASDRCIDACVFKLPDNKGWRMYYNNEMAGKSIYYADSKDLYHWEDSGKKLIGDKGCEGPKVFYWKNTYWMVVDNWNGLGIYSSTDLVTWKRQPKNILQAPGKGTDDGVMGGHADVVVIGDKAYIYYFTHPGRTPENKGIDNYTTRRSVIQLAELDYSNGEISCNRDKSLAIKLSPNQK